AGACTACCAACACTAAATATAACTGTTCCAAGGCTTACTACCCCTTGTTCTTCAAATATCCTAGTTAAAAATATAGTAAATGTTATAGAAAATAAACTAGCCAATACTATATTTATAAAAATTATATGAAAGTCTATAATTGGATATTTTAATATTAATTTTCCTATAAAAAGGACTAGCAAATTCATACTTACTTGAAGAAATAGTATGGCCAAACATAGGCTTCCCATTATTTCATATCCTTTGTTGGCTGTAGTCATAGCTCTTGAAAGTATCTTTTGCCTTTTCATCAATACTATCTCATCCCCTATGGAGTTAGATGAAAGAATAGTAAAGTATATAATCATAAATACTACAAGGAATAAATCTCCATTTGCCTCTTTGTTATCCCTTTTTATTTGGGTTTTCGTATTGAACTTATATAGTTCTTTTTTATCCTTAATTATATCATTTTTTAGTAAAACTTCTTCCTTCAATTTTTTATTTATTTCCTTTTCAATGTTCATTTCCATAGGTAATGTAGTATTTCCTTCTTCTCTCTTGAAAGCCCCTATATCTGGTTTTTCTCCGTTTTTTATTTTTTCAGTAAAGTTTTTAGGCAATGTATATACAGCTACCACTTCATTGTCTTCTAACAATTCCATAGCTTCTTCTCTATTATAAAAAATATTATCTTCTATATTTAAACTTTCAAGCAATTCTTTAGCATACCCACCCTTGTCTTCTATACTGAAGGCTATATTTACACCTGTTGAATAACCTCCCCTATTCGCAGTAAAACTTACCCCTAATATAACTAGCAAAGGCACTATCAACATCATTAGCAGTTTTCCTTTGTCCTTA
This is a stretch of genomic DNA from Sporanaerobacter acetigenes DSM 13106. It encodes these proteins:
- a CDS encoding ABC transporter permease → MKILRLSFVNYKRMVKDKGKLLMMLIVPLLVILGVSFTANRGGYSTGVNIAFSIEDKGGYAKELLESLNIEDNIFYNREEAMELLEDNEVVAVYTLPKNFTEKIKNGEKPDIGAFKREEGNTTLPMEMNIEKEINKKLKEEVLLKNDIIKDKKELYKFNTKTQIKRDNKEANGDLFLVVFMIIYFTILSSNSIGDEIVLMKRQKILSRAMTTANKGYEIMGSLCLAILFLQVSMNLLVLFIGKLILKYPIIDFHIIFINIVLASLFSITFTIFLTRIFEEQGVVSLGTVIFSVGSLFLSLIALDGDLYPKVPMVIKNLGKFVPQYWLLDSIEKSKLFPNTIVLLLMILALFTAGNFKFRDFVNRG